A genomic stretch from Pseudomonas alkylphenolica includes:
- a CDS encoding acyl-CoA dehydrogenase C-terminal domain-containing protein translates to MSDYLPPLRDMDFLFNEVFDIPAIWSRIPALAEQVDADTAKAILEQAGKLIAQVVAPLNRSGDEQGCRWEAGRVITPDGFAEAYRRYAEDGWVGVAGAVEYGGMGMPKVIGAQVEEMLNAANLSFGLYPMLTAGACLSLLNHASDELKAQYLPPMYEGRWTGSMCLTEPHAGTDLGLIRTRAEPQADGSYRISGTKIFITGGEQDLTENIIHLVLAKLPDAPHGAKGISLFLVPKVMVEADGSLGQANAVSCGSIEHKMGIKASATCVMNFDGAVGYLVGDLNKGLNAMFTMMNYERLGVGIQGLALGERSYQNAIEYARERLQSRAPTGPVAAEQPADPIIVHPDVRRMLLSMKALNEGGRAFSTYVALQLDLAKYSQDPAERSRAEAQVALLTPVAKAFLTDMGLETTVHGQQVFGGHGYIREWGQEQLIRDCRITQIYEGTNGIQAMDLLGRKLVADGGRAYAVLSAQIKAFAESLDASRSEFSAPLLAAVANLDELTAWVLDRAQGNPQEIGAAAVEYLHVFGYTLYAYMWAQMADVALQQTQQSGFYASKLGTARFYFARLLPRIQSLSATVKAGSASLFLLDADQL, encoded by the coding sequence ATGTCTGATTACCTTCCACCTTTGCGCGATATGGATTTTCTGTTCAACGAGGTCTTCGACATTCCGGCCATCTGGTCACGGATACCCGCGTTGGCCGAACAGGTCGATGCCGACACCGCCAAGGCGATTCTCGAACAGGCCGGCAAGCTCATTGCCCAGGTGGTGGCGCCGCTTAACCGCAGCGGCGACGAGCAGGGCTGCCGCTGGGAAGCGGGCCGGGTGATCACTCCGGATGGCTTCGCCGAAGCCTATCGCCGCTATGCCGAGGATGGCTGGGTGGGTGTGGCGGGCGCGGTGGAGTACGGTGGCATGGGCATGCCCAAAGTGATTGGCGCCCAGGTCGAGGAAATGCTCAACGCCGCCAACCTGTCCTTTGGCCTGTACCCGATGCTGACCGCAGGCGCCTGCCTGTCGCTGCTCAACCACGCTAGCGATGAGCTCAAGGCTCAGTACCTGCCGCCCATGTACGAAGGGCGCTGGACCGGCTCGATGTGCCTGACCGAACCGCATGCCGGCACCGACCTGGGTTTGATCCGCACCCGCGCCGAGCCTCAGGCCGATGGCAGCTACCGCATCAGCGGTACCAAGATCTTCATCACCGGTGGTGAGCAGGACCTGACGGAAAACATTATCCACCTGGTGCTGGCCAAGCTGCCGGATGCGCCGCATGGCGCCAAGGGTATCTCGCTGTTCCTGGTGCCGAAGGTAATGGTCGAGGCGGACGGTTCGCTGGGCCAGGCCAACGCGGTCAGTTGCGGTTCGATCGAACACAAGATGGGTATCAAGGCCTCGGCCACCTGCGTGATGAACTTCGATGGCGCCGTCGGTTACCTGGTCGGTGACCTGAACAAGGGCCTGAACGCCATGTTCACCATGATGAATTACGAACGCCTGGGCGTTGGTATCCAGGGCCTGGCGCTGGGCGAGCGTTCTTATCAGAACGCCATCGAGTACGCCCGTGAGCGTCTGCAAAGCCGCGCACCAACTGGCCCGGTAGCGGCCGAACAGCCTGCCGACCCGATCATCGTGCACCCGGACGTGCGGCGCATGCTGCTGAGCATGAAAGCCCTGAACGAAGGTGGGCGGGCGTTTTCCACTTATGTCGCACTGCAACTGGACCTGGCCAAGTACAGCCAGGACCCTGCCGAGCGCAGCCGTGCCGAAGCACAAGTGGCGTTGTTGACGCCCGTGGCCAAGGCATTCCTGACCGATATGGGCCTGGAAACCACCGTTCATGGCCAGCAGGTGTTCGGCGGCCACGGATACATCCGCGAATGGGGCCAGGAGCAGTTGATTCGCGATTGCCGCATCACCCAGATCTACGAAGGTACCAATGGCATTCAGGCCATGGACCTGCTGGGCCGCAAACTGGTCGCCGACGGTGGCCGGGCTTATGCGGTGCTCTCTGCGCAGATCAAGGCATTCGCCGAATCGCTCGATGCCTCACGTAGCGAATTCAGCGCACCGCTGCTGGCCGCAGTCGCCAACCTGGACGAATTGACCGCCTGGGTGCTCGACCGTGCGCAAGGCAACCCGCAGGAAATCGGTGCGGCGGCGGTGGAGTACCTGCATGTGTTCGGCTACACGCTGTATGCGTACATGTGGGCGCAGATGGCCGATGTCGCCCTGCAGCAAACACAGCAATCAGGCTTCTACGCCAGCAAACTGGGCACTGCGCGGTTCTATTTCGCGCGCCTGTTGCCGCGCATCCAGTCGCTCAGCGCCACCGTCAAAGCCGGCAGCGCCAGCCTGTTCCTGCTCGACGCCGATCAACTGTGA